The Rhizobium sp. Pop5 genome segment TCACCGAGCTTGGCTCCGCGGATGAAGCCGGCTCAGATCGTTCCGGTTGCGTGTTTGCCAATGGCGATGTACCTGGCGACCCATCGGCGGCTCAGGTGCTTGGGAGCGGGCACGTTTGGGGAAGATCACTCATTCGACGCCCGCGTGAACAGCTTCACCCGGGATTGGAGCATGGTCTGCAGACGGCAATGCGGTGCCGCGGCGACCTCGCCGATCAGCAGAAATGTTATCGAGGTGCTCACAGCCTGCCGCAGCCGGGAGCGGGCGAGGGTATTATGTTGATCGACATGCGGGCGAAGCGTCCGTGGAGTGTGCGGCCAATATCCCCAGTGCTTGGACCGGGGGGCCATGGTTGTTGTCTCCTTCGATTGCCCCGAACCATTCCCGTTTTATATCGCTCGTATAGACGACCGCCTGCTTTGGCGGCCAACCCCTGAAGGGGTAAGACTCGCCCGAAATTTTTGCAAAATTCGATTTCGGTTCGTTTATCCTGGTGGAAAATAGAATTTTGCAAAATTTTCAGGCGAGCTGACCGCAGCAGGTCGGCCGTCTCTTCGTGCGCCATCGGGAATGGTCCCGAGCAACCGGAGACAACAACCATGGCCACCACGATCGCAACGCTCACGCAGAAGACCGACGGCATCCTCGAAGGCGTCTTCGCCACGATCCGGGTCAACGCCCCGATCGCCATCGTCCCAAATGCCAGCAAGGCAAGCGAAGAAGCGCCCGACTACCGCGTCATTCACCGCAAGACGGGCTTCGAGATCGGCGCCGCCTGGAACCGCATCGCGCGGCAGACCGGCGAGGAATACCTCTCAGTGAAGCTTGAGGCTCCCGAGATCGGTGTGATCTTCGGCAATCTCGCACCGGCACCCGGCGGCGATCCTAGCAAGAAGGTGATCCTCTGGAACAGCCCGAACTGAAGAACAAAGCGAGCGGCCCCGAGCAATCGGGGCCGGCTTCGCCGTATCTCAGGTTTTGCGCGCAATAGCGGGATTGAAAGCGGGCATCGAGCCCGCCTTCAATCCTCCTGTCGTGCCACACGAGACCAAGGACCCTGTCTGCTCAGATACTTGAAGTCTGCCGTGAGGCTCGTGCCGCCTCAAGGACTTCGCGGCCCCTCCAATTTTCAGCCGGCGCCCTGAAGGGCACCGTCAGAAAATCGGTTTCTCTATTCGGCCGTTGATTTCAAGCATCTTTTTCTGGGCGCAGCTTCTCCAATGTCCACATAGCTTGGCGATTTCGACCGCAGGCCCTTGCTTCTCTTCGAGATCGGCACCGTGACCCTCTCATGATGGATTTAGGAACAAGATGGAACTATCTCCTTTCGCGTCCTGGCATCCAGTTGGGTGCCGGCACTACCGATTTTCCGTTCTCATCTTATCCTTCGTCCTGCGGACGATTTCACTCCGCGCTACGCGGAATTCCGATTTCTTGCGTTGATGCTCTCAAGCGGTGATTCAAGTTGTTGCAGCGCGTTCCTCTTTGGCCCAGCGAAAGTCGGTCTGGTCCTGCCACATGCGGTGCATGATCACAGCCAGGCGCCGAGCGATGGCAACAAAGGCTTTGTTGACGCCTCTACTTTTTGCGATCCGCATGCCCCATGCTCTCAGCCATGACCATTTCTGACCTCGAGTCAGAAGCGTAACGGCCGCTTCGTACAGAAGCGTTCGCACCATGGTATCGCCACTGCACGATACCTTGCCGACCCGGCTTTTCTCTCCCGATTGATGAGATGCTGGCGTCAGCCCGACGAACGCGCCGACGGCTTTTGAGTTCTGAAAGCGAGCAGGGACATCGATGGCGCTGCGATAGGCGAGCGCGACGACAGCTCCCACGCCCGGCACCGTCATAAGCCTGCGGCAAATCCCATCGTTCTTCGCAATTGCCAGAAGCTGACGATGAAGAATGTTGAATTGCGAGCGGATCTCGCGCCTGGCCGCCAGCAGCGGCTTTACAATGGCGAGCAGCTCTTCGTCATCATCTATCAGTTCGCGTATTCTCTGCTCGAAGTTCAACGTGCTTACGATGCCGACCTTGAGGCCAAAATTTCGGAGAATTCCCCTCAAGTCATTCTCTATGTCCATAGCCTTGGACTGAAGCATCTTCCGGGCTCTGAGCAGGGCACGCTGCTTTTGGCTTGTGATCGTTTTCACATGGACCGGGCGAAAGATGTTGACGCGCATCATCTGGGCGATCCCGCGGGCGTCGTTCCGATCAGTCTTGTTGATCTGCGCTGTCAGGAAGGCCCGTGTGTGCCTTGCCTCGATGCAGAAAACGGGAAGATTCGCCTCAGCGAGCGCACTGTAGAGCCATTGAGACAAGGGACCAGCTTCGAGACCAATGCGTCTGTACTGATGGCCGCTCTCCGACAGAACACGTAAAAGATCTTCGGGGTGACTGGGCACCTTTGTCTCCCGAACGATCCTGCCCTCCGCATCCACAATGCAAACGGATGTCTCTTTCACGGAAATATCGAGGCCGGCAAAATACTGCATGTGCATATCTCCTGAGATGGGTTGGTGAGCGTTGCAGCGTGCAGCATAGCCGCTGGCTGGGCGCAGGCCGAATACTCCATCTCCTCCGCTCGCCGGCTCCGCCGGTCGCTGACGCGATCCTTGACCCGGCCCGATCCTCACGACCCCGGGCGTCATCTTTCACATTTCAGGAGACGACGACGATGACGATTGCACTCGAAATTCAGGTTGAGGAACTGCGGGCCGAGCTCAGGAACGCCGATCCGGCTGAGCGCCGCCAGATCGAAGCGGAGCTGGAGATCGCTCGGGCCGAACTGAGGGTAGCGATCGCCGAGCAGGAGGGCGCCATCGACGCCGCGCCACCCTTCTGAGGCGGCGTTTGCCTCCTCGCCTGGGCCGGCACGCCGGATCGACCGGCGCGTCGACCCGAAGCTGCGCTTCACGCCGATAATTACCGGCAAGGACCAGGAAGACTTCCGCGGACAGCCCGGACCGTGGGTTCCCGTCCGACATTTGTGTTCGGCCTATAGCCGCGCGCCCGTTTTGATCGGAGAAGTTCGAGGAACATACGGACTGCATCCTCCTCTCTGTCGAAGTGATGCACCATGGCTTGTCCGATCGTTCCGATGCGTCCCCATCGCCGCGTCAGGCATGGTGTGCCGAACAACGTCGGTTCGATTGCGAGCGCGTAGAAGCGCGCCATGTTTTTCGTCGCGTCCCTGCGTTCGATGTAGAGCTGATAGGGTTGAGTGAGCATGACGGAGAGTCGCCTCTTCCAGCTTTTGCGTCTAACGACACTTATGAATCGGTCGGCCCACACCGATTCATTTTTGTGATGATCGTTGAAGCCGAAGATCATGGATTTGGGCGAGCCGGCCAATCGGCGGCCGGGTGCTATTCGCTCCGCTCACGGAGCCCGAACACCGTCTCCGCCTCCGGTCACGCCCCCTCTCGCGGAATGACGTGAGCGAATTGCCCAGCCGCAGGGCGGCGGTTCTATCCTCGACACCTCCTGCCGGCTCACGCCGGAAACGGTCGCGTCCCCTTCGGGTCCGCGGGTCTCTTCTCTCTCTGACGTCCAATTTTACTCCAGCAAATCCGGCGTCAAGGACGGCGCGTCTCCCCCAATTTTTCCGCTGCTGCGTTTCACTGCGCTCTGGAAAAATCGGTTCCCCCGCTTGCGAGCCGCGTTCCGCGGTCCTTGACCCCTCTTTGCAAGAGAGTGGCCGATCTCCGTCATCAACGAAGGAGATCACATTATGACAACCGATCAGAACCTCATACTCTACACCAAGTTTGCCGGCTTCCGGCTCGTCGTCCTGGCAAACCGCTTCGGCTGCGACAGCGATTTTTCGCGAGAGCTTCACGATCGCCTGGTTGAGGGGCTCGACGCGGCAATCGATCGGATCAGCGTCATCATGGAATTGGAACGAAGTGTTCTCATCGGGGAGGATGAATTCGCCGAATATCAGCTGGAGGGCGAGATCGAGATTTTCGGGCGCTTCACTATCAATCTGCTGGACGAACTCGAAATTGATTACGACACGCATGAATTCCGCGTCAACGGCGGCGATTGGATGAGCGCTTGGGCTGCCGACGACACTGGCGTCGATATCAACTATCCTGAGCTCGTTGCGCTGATTGCGGACGAACTCGGCTCGCTGGCGCCGATCATCAAGGATATCACGTTGGCAACTCGCATCCCGGTCTATGCGGGGCGCGTCGTTTGGTCATGGTGGTAGCAGCACCATCTCACATACTGAGAGGCGACAGACGAGGTTGCCTCTCAGTTGCCGATGGCCCTCAAGTGAGCCGAGGAAGGACGGCTGCGAAGTTTCACAACAATCGCAGTAATGTTGTAAATGCTGTAAATTCCAGCGATAGCAAGGAAGCCCAATGCCGAAGCCAAGCGGGACGTATTCAACCAGTGACCTCTCACGTAAATCCGGCGACATCATCGCCGAGGCGCTGCGTCATCCGGTGACGATCACCCAGCGGAACAAACCCCGGCTGGTTCTCCTCAATATCGAAGATTATCAGCAACTGATCAGGCAGGCAGACCGACGCACCGTCGGCACTATCGAAACGATGCCCGATGAGCTTTTTGCCGAACTCGAAAACGCCGTCGACGCCTATGCCGGCGAGGACGAGGTGGGCCGCTCATAAAACCACGATCATAGCACCGGTTTGACGAAACGATTGACCTTCGCTGCCTGATCCATCTCCTTTCGCCGGAAGTAGATCGCCCGGCCGCAGCGGATCGGACTATGCCCCTGGACGATGATGATCTGCTCGTCCTTCCTCATCGACTGGGTGATCTCGTGCGGCATGATCAGCGGCCGGCGCTGGAAGTTGACGTTCTCGGATCTCCTGGATGCATTGTTCTTCGTGTCCCAGCCGATGTTGCGGGAACTGCCCTTCACCTCCACCGTCATCTCGCCACATTGCGCAGAGAGGTTGCGCGCCGTGTCGAGCGCCTTGATCGCTGCGTAAGAGGCGAAAGCGCAGCCATCGATCCATGACGTCGCGCCATCCTTCCCGAAATGCCGCTCCAACTGCCCGACCGACTGGTACATCAACATCATCGAGATGCCGTACTTGCGGCCGCGGTCGCGCGCCTCCTCGAGCACCCTCATGTAGCCGAGCAGATCGACCTCATCGAGCATGAACAGCGCCCGGCGCTGGAAGGCGCCGTCGGCCTGCACCATGGCGTTGATGAGCGAGCCGATGATCACACGAGCGATGCCCGGATAGGAGCGCAAGATCGATGCGGAGATGTTGAGGAAGACGTCCTTCTTGCCCGAAACGATATCACCCGACTTGAAGGCATTGCCGCAGACGAGCGCGGCATAGCTGTCGAGCGACAGCCACTGGGTATCCTTCGATGCTGTGGAATAGACGCCCGAAAACGTCTGCTCGGTCATGTTGGTGAAGACGCCGAGCGTTTCGCGGATGAAGGCCGAACCGGAATGCTCCTGAATGTCGCGCAGCATAGCGAGCACCGAGGGCTCCGGTTCGGAAACGATCTGGCGGAGACTGCGCAAGCTTCGCCGGCCCTCATATTCGGGCGAGAGCATCACATGGGCGAGCAGACCGGTCAGGAGGTTGTGCGCCTGGTTCTGGAAGTAGGATCCCGTCGAGCTTTCGAAGCGAAGGCTTTCCGACAGCAGCATATGGGCAATGCCGACGATGTCCTCTTCCTTTTGCTTGGATGCTTCGATCCCGTCGAGCACGTTGAAGCCCATGATCGGGTTCGTCGGATCGAGCACCATGACCTCGCGCCCGAGCGCATTGGTGCGGTGCTCGACGACCATGGGCGCGACCTCAGTGGAAGGATCGAGGCAGATCATGGGTCCGGTATATCTGAGCGCCGTCGGCACGACGTTGCTGGTCGTTTTGTATCCGCCCGATCCCGCGAAAAACAGCATATGGGTGGAATCGAAGTCCTGTCTGTAGGTGAGCAATGGCGCCTTCCCGCCCTGTCCCCATGTGCTGCGATCGTTTACATCGAAGGGAAGCGCATGGATGATTTCCTTGTCGACCCGATAGCGCTCGCCGACGACGATTTCCCCATCCGGCGGAAACAGTTTTCCTGCTGCCGTCATGGGCAGCCAATCGGCATCTCCAAATATTCCACGCCGGGCACGTTTTATTTCATCTGGGACGACGACGGAGATGCGGGCCGACATCGCCACTGCCATGAAGCCGGCGACGGCGGCGATGACTGCGACCATATCAAGATAGGACAGCGCTCGATCCCATGTGATCACTTCGGCCTGCACAGCAGGTGCAAGCCGGCCGAATTCGCGCAGCGCATAGAACGCGGCAACACCGAGAAAATACAAAAGGCTTGCCATGGCGACCGGCCTTCGCCGATGCAGCGGCAAGGCCCAAACTGTCAGAAGTCCGGCAAGAGGTCCGAACAGTAGAGGCGGCACAGGTGCTGCGCGCAGGAACCAGTGTTCTATCTTCCCGGACATGCCGGCGGCGAGTCCCGGCCATCGCCAGCCAACAATGTAGATTGTGATCGTGGTGACGGCGATCGGTACCAAAACGAGTAACAGGCTCGGATGCGGTTTCCCTCTTAGGCCCATCTTACTTTCTCCTCGAGATGCGATGAACCGTTCCTCAGAGAGGAGACCTTGAAAGCCTCTTCGCCGATATCGCGCAGCCGCCGATGCTCGATGGAGCCTGGGACGAGCCTTGCCATTTCTATGAGGCCGCCGAGCAGGAACGCCCGATCCGCCTTCGATAGCCCGGCTTTGACGACGATCCCGCCGAGCAGGATCTTTTCGCGCGTGTCGCGCTTGCGGTCAGCCGTCATGTGGAACCTGCCCCTGCGCTCCAGCGCCGCTATCTGCTGGTCGACGCGTTTGAGGAGTGGGGCCAGCGGCGCCTTTCCTTTCCCCCTTCCGAAATCGCGCGGCGATTTCCTCGATGATCCGATCGACCTCCTCGTCGGCGATCTCCATCTCCGCCAGCCCGGTTCTGGTCGCGGCGCGGGCAAACCGCTCGGCCGATTTAACTATCAACAATCGTTTGCGTTCGCGCAGCTTTTCGATCTGGGCGTCGAGATCGGAAATCGATGATTTTGTCGCCATTCCTGGTTCCTTTTCTGCTTTGATGTCGAAGGTGCGATTATACTAACTAGAATAAAACAGTAAAATGCGCTACCGTGCAACCAGAAAAGCGGCATCGGCCCTTCGGTCCGATCTGTTTGAGGGCGCAATATACGTCGCTGTCGCGACGTGCTTGGGCCAGTCTGGAGACGCCAGTGGCGATCATGTTCGTCAGAGCGCAGGTGATCAGCAGGGGATCGGGACGCAGCATCGTCTCGGCTGCCGCCTATCGCCACCGCGCCCGGATGATGGACGAGCAGGCGGGAACGTCGTTCAGCTATCGCGGTGGGGCGGGCGAACTGATGTATGAGGAACTGGCGCTGCCGGATGAGATCCCGGATTGGCTGCGGTCGGCGATATCAGGTCAGTCCGTCAGCAAGGCCAGCGAAGTGTTTTGGAATGCCGTTGACGCCTTCGAGACGCGGGCAGATGCGCAGCTCGCCCGCGAACTGATCATCGCGCTGCCGGAGGAGCTGACGCGGGCCGAGAATATCACGCTGGTGCGCGAATTCGTCCGCGACAATCTCACCTCGAAAGGAATGATCGCCGACTGGGTCTATCACGACAAGGACGGCAACCCGCACATCCACCTGATGACGACGCTCCGGCCGCTGACGGAGGAGGGGTTCGGGGCAAAGAAGGTTCCAGTGCTTGGTGAGGGTGGCAAGCCGCTGCGTGTCGTCACGCCGGACCGCCCGAACGGCAAGATCGTCTACAAAGTCTGGGCGGGCGACAAGGAAACGATGAAGGCGTGGAAGATCGCCTGGGCGGAAACGGCCAACCGGCATCTGGCGCTGGCCGGACATGACATCCGCCTCGACGGTCGCTCCTATGCCGAACAGGGCCTCGACGGCATCGCGCAAAAACATCTCGGGCCGGAGAAGGCGGCGCTGGCGAGGAAGGGCAGGGAGCTCCACTTCGCGCCGGCCGATCTCGCCCGCCGCCAGGAGATGGCCGATCGGCTGCTTTCAGAGCCGGAGCTTTTGCTGAAGCAGCTCGGCAATGAACGCTCTACCTTCGACGAGAGGGATATCGCCAGGGCGCTGCACCGTTATGTCGACGATCCCACCGATTTTGCCAACATCCGCGCCAGGCTGATGGCGTCGGACCAATTGGTCATACTGAAGCCGCAGGAGATCGAGGCAGAGACAGGAAAGGTGTCGGAGCCCGCGGTGTTTACGACGCGGGAGATGCTGCGCATCGAATACGACATGGCGCAGTCGGCGCGGGTTTTGTCGGAGCGTCGCGGCTTCGGTGTTTCCGAGCGGAATGTGACGGTGGCGATCGAACGCGTGGAGAGCGGCGATCCAAAGAATCCGTTTCGGCTCGATGCAGAGCAGGTCGATGCTGTCCGTCATGTCACCGGTGATGGTGGCATTGCCGCTATTGTAGGCCTTGCCGGCGCCGGCAAATCGACGCTGCTTGCTGCCGCACGTCTTGCCTGGGAGGGCGAGGGACACAGGGTGATCGGTGCAGCCCTTGCCGGCAAGGCCGCGGAAGGGCTGCAAGACAGTTCCGGCATCAAGTCGCGGACGCTTGCCTCCTGGGAACTGGCCTGGGCCAATGGGCGCGATACGCTCCATCGCGGTGATGTGCTGGTGATCGACGAGGCCGGCATGGTGGCCTCGCAGCAGATGGCCCGTGTGCTGAAGATTGCCGAGGAGGCTGAGGTAAAGGTCGTGCTGGTCGGCGATGCGATGCAGCTGCAGCCGATCCAGGCCGGTGCTGCCTTCCGGGCAATTACCGAACGCATCGGCTTTGCAGAGCTTGCCGGCGTGCGCCGCCAGCGTGAGGCCTGGGCACGTAATGCCTCGCGGCTGTTTGCCCGCGGCGAGGTCGAGAAGGGCCTCGACGCCTATGCCCGGCATGGCCATCTGGTCGAGGCAGGGTCACGCGAGGAAACGATCGATCGGATCGTCTCCGACTGGGCTGCTGCGCGCAGAGAGGCAATAGAGCGATCAACGTCTGAGGGCGGGGATGGCCGCCTTCGCGGTGATGAACTGCTGGTGCTCGCCCACACCAACGACGATGTTCGCAAGTTGAACGAGGCGCTGCGATCGGTGATGACGCAGGAGGGAGCGCTTGGCGAAAGCCGCAGCTTCCGGAGCGAGCGGGGCGCACGGGAATTTGCCGCCGGCGATCGGATCATCTTCCTGGAGAACGCCCGCTTCCTTGAGCCGCGCGCCAAGCACTCCGGGCCACAGTATGTGAAGAACGGCATGCTCGGCACCGTCGTTTCCACCGGCGACAAGCGTGGAGATCCGCTGCTTTCGATTCTGCTCGACAACGGCCGCAAGCTCGTCTTCAGCGAAGACAGCTATCGCCATGTCGATCACGGCTATGCCGCAACGATCCACAAATCGCAGGGCGCCACCGTCGATCGCACCTTCGTGCTGGCAACCGGGATGATGGACCAGCATCTGACCTATGTGTCGATGACGAGGCATCGCGACCGCGTCGATCTTTATGCGGCCAAAGAAGATTTTGCGGCAAAACCTGAATGGGGACGCAAGCCGCGTGTCGATCATGCCGCGGGTGTGACCGGCGAGCTTGTCGAAACCGGCCAAGCCAAATTCCGGCCTGATGACGAGGATGCCGACGACAGCCCTTATGCCGACGTCAGGGCGGACGACGGAACCGTCCATCGGCTTTGGGGCGTGAGCCTGCCGAAGGCACTCGAGGAGGCCGGCATCCAGGAAGGCGACACCGTGACGCTCAGAAAGGATGGTGTCGAGCGGGTCAAGGTCCAGATTGCCGTAGTCGACGAGAAGACAGGTCACAAGCATTACGAGGAGAGGGAGGTCGATCGCAACGTCTGGACGGCCAGTCAGGTCGAGACCGCTAGCGCACGACAGGAGCGCATCGCGCGGGAAAGTCATCGGCCGGAACTCTTCAATCCGCTCGTCGAACGCTTGTCGCGCTCCGGTGCCAAGACGACGACGCTCGATTTTGAGAGCGAGGCCAGTTACCGCGCACACGCGAACGACTTCGCCCGGCGCCGCGGGCTCGATCATCTCTCGCTTGCCGCAGCCGAGATGGAGCAAAGCCTTACCCGGCGCTGGGCGTGGATTGCCGCAAAGCGGGAGCAGGTGGAAAAGCTCTGGGAGAGGGCAAGCGTGGCGCTCGGCTTTGCCATCGAGCGCGAACGGCGGGTCGCCTACAATGAAGAGCGGAGCCAGACGATGGTCGAAGCGACGTCCAGTGACGCGCGAACTGCATCCCACTCCGTCTCGGGCGCAAGTGCTGCTGAAACACGCTATCTGATCCCGCCGGCCACGTCCTTTGTCAGCAGCGTCGAGGAGGATGCGCGGTTGGCGCAGCTTGCGTCGCCGGCCTGGACGGAGCGGGAGGTGATCCTGCGGCCGCTGCTGCAGAAGATCTACCGGGATCCGGATGCAGCGCTCGTCTCCCTGAATGCACTGGCGTCGGATATCGGGGTCGCACCCCGCAGGCTCGCCGACGACCTTGCGGCAGCCCCTGGTCGGCTTGGCCGGCTGCGTGGCTCCGAGCTGATCGTCGACGGAGGCGCGGCGCGTGAAGAGCGCAATCTCGCTGTCGCGGCCGTGAAGGAACTGCTTCCGATGGCCCGTGCCCAT includes the following:
- a CDS encoding DUF736 family protein, with the translated sequence MATTIATLTQKTDGILEGVFATIRVNAPIAIVPNASKASEEAPDYRVIHRKTGFEIGAAWNRIARQTGEEYLSVKLEAPEIGVIFGNLAPAPGGDPSKKVILWNSPN
- a CDS encoding IS110 family transposase, which codes for MQYFAGLDISVKETSVCIVDAEGRIVRETKVPSHPEDLLRVLSESGHQYRRIGLEAGPLSQWLYSALAEANLPVFCIEARHTRAFLTAQINKTDRNDARGIAQMMRVNIFRPVHVKTITSQKQRALLRARKMLQSKAMDIENDLRGILRNFGLKVGIVSTLNFEQRIRELIDDDEELLAIVKPLLAARREIRSQFNILHRQLLAIAKNDGICRRLMTVPGVGAVVALAYRSAIDVPARFQNSKAVGAFVGLTPASHQSGEKSRVGKVSCSGDTMVRTLLYEAAVTLLTRGQKWSWLRAWGMRIAKSRGVNKAFVAIARRLAVIMHRMWQDQTDFRWAKEERAATT
- a CDS encoding WGR domain-containing protein, with protein sequence MLTQPYQLYIERRDATKNMARFYALAIEPTLFGTPCLTRRWGRIGTIGQAMVHHFDREEDAVRMFLELLRSKRARGYRPNTNVGREPTVRAVRGSLPGPCR
- a CDS encoding type II toxin-antitoxin system prevent-host-death family antitoxin, translated to MPKPSGTYSTSDLSRKSGDIIAEALRHPVTITQRNKPRLVLLNIEDYQQLIRQADRRTVGTIETMPDELFAELENAVDAYAGEDEVGRS
- the traG gene encoding Ti-type conjugative transfer system protein TraG; the protein is MGLRGKPHPSLLLVLVPIAVTTITIYIVGWRWPGLAAGMSGKIEHWFLRAAPVPPLLFGPLAGLLTVWALPLHRRRPVAMASLLYFLGVAAFYALREFGRLAPAVQAEVITWDRALSYLDMVAVIAAVAGFMAVAMSARISVVVPDEIKRARRGIFGDADWLPMTAAGKLFPPDGEIVVGERYRVDKEIIHALPFDVNDRSTWGQGGKAPLLTYRQDFDSTHMLFFAGSGGYKTTSNVVPTALRYTGPMICLDPSTEVAPMVVEHRTNALGREVMVLDPTNPIMGFNVLDGIEASKQKEEDIVGIAHMLLSESLRFESSTGSYFQNQAHNLLTGLLAHVMLSPEYEGRRSLRSLRQIVSEPEPSVLAMLRDIQEHSGSAFIRETLGVFTNMTEQTFSGVYSTASKDTQWLSLDSYAALVCGNAFKSGDIVSGKKDVFLNISASILRSYPGIARVIIGSLINAMVQADGAFQRRALFMLDEVDLLGYMRVLEEARDRGRKYGISMMLMYQSVGQLERHFGKDGATSWIDGCAFASYAAIKALDTARNLSAQCGEMTVEVKGSSRNIGWDTKNNASRRSENVNFQRRPLIMPHEITQSMRKDEQIIIVQGHSPIRCGRAIYFRRKEMDQAAKVNRFVKPVL
- a CDS encoding conjugal transfer protein TraD, which gives rise to MTADRKRDTREKILLGGIVVKAGLSKADRAFLLGGLIEMARLVPGSIEHRRLRDIGEEAFKVSSLRNGSSHLEEKVRWA
- a CDS encoding TraC family protein; protein product: MATKSSISDLDAQIEKLRERKRLLIVKSAERFARAATRTGLAEMEIADEEVDRIIEEIAARFRKGERKGAAGPTPQTRRPADSGAGAQGQVPHDG
- the traA gene encoding Ti-type conjugative transfer relaxase TraA, producing MAIMFVRAQVISRGSGRSIVSAAAYRHRARMMDEQAGTSFSYRGGAGELMYEELALPDEIPDWLRSAISGQSVSKASEVFWNAVDAFETRADAQLARELIIALPEELTRAENITLVREFVRDNLTSKGMIADWVYHDKDGNPHIHLMTTLRPLTEEGFGAKKVPVLGEGGKPLRVVTPDRPNGKIVYKVWAGDKETMKAWKIAWAETANRHLALAGHDIRLDGRSYAEQGLDGIAQKHLGPEKAALARKGRELHFAPADLARRQEMADRLLSEPELLLKQLGNERSTFDERDIARALHRYVDDPTDFANIRARLMASDQLVILKPQEIEAETGKVSEPAVFTTREMLRIEYDMAQSARVLSERRGFGVSERNVTVAIERVESGDPKNPFRLDAEQVDAVRHVTGDGGIAAIVGLAGAGKSTLLAAARLAWEGEGHRVIGAALAGKAAEGLQDSSGIKSRTLASWELAWANGRDTLHRGDVLVIDEAGMVASQQMARVLKIAEEAEVKVVLVGDAMQLQPIQAGAAFRAITERIGFAELAGVRRQREAWARNASRLFARGEVEKGLDAYARHGHLVEAGSREETIDRIVSDWAAARREAIERSTSEGGDGRLRGDELLVLAHTNDDVRKLNEALRSVMTQEGALGESRSFRSERGAREFAAGDRIIFLENARFLEPRAKHSGPQYVKNGMLGTVVSTGDKRGDPLLSILLDNGRKLVFSEDSYRHVDHGYAATIHKSQGATVDRTFVLATGMMDQHLTYVSMTRHRDRVDLYAAKEDFAAKPEWGRKPRVDHAAGVTGELVETGQAKFRPDDEDADDSPYADVRADDGTVHRLWGVSLPKALEEAGIQEGDTVTLRKDGVERVKVQIAVVDEKTGHKHYEEREVDRNVWTASQVETASARQERIARESHRPELFNPLVERLSRSGAKTTTLDFESEASYRAHANDFARRRGLDHLSLAAAEMEQSLTRRWAWIAAKREQVEKLWERASVALGFAIERERRVAYNEERSQTMVEATSSDARTASHSVSGASAAETRYLIPPATSFVSSVEEDARLAQLASPAWTEREVILRPLLQKIYRDPDAALVSLNALASDIGVAPRRLADDLAAAPGRLGRLRGSELIVDGGAAREERNLAVAAVKELLPMARAHATEFRRNAERFVLREQTRRAHMSLSIPALSERAMARLMEIEAVRRQGGDDAYKTAFALTAKDRSVVQEIKAVSEALTARFGWSAFSAKADAIAERNIVERMPEDLTDERRGKLTRLFDAVRRFADEQHLAERRDRSKVVAGASVVRGQETENGPGKENVAVPPMLAAVIAFKTSVDDEARLRALSNPFYRQQRGALANAATTIWRDPAEVVGKIEELLQKGFAAERIGAAVTNNPAAYGALRGSDRLMDRMLTSGRERKEAVAAVPEAAARLRALGAAHLNALDAERQAITDERRRMAVAIPALSKAAEEALAHLTVEVSKDSRKLSVSAASLDPGIGREFAAVSRALDERFGRNALVRGDKDLVNRVPPAQRRAFEAMQERLKVLQQTVRLQSSEQIIAERRQRAASRARGINL